In one Grus americana isolate bGruAme1 chromosome 1, bGruAme1.mat, whole genome shotgun sequence genomic region, the following are encoded:
- the LOC129199160 gene encoding basic proline-rich protein-like: protein MTLSWPREPGRAGREATRGTDPQGKPSLSPSRRRTLSSPPPSSPPPVSPGVTSAGHSPPAPRYLRHPRLPPPPPSSVEERGAAPRFPEVSEAETPLHGGPPRVSMGCTEVPPPKSPAGLRAAFPREGNGSSPRFPQAP from the coding sequence ATGACCCTCTCCTGGCCTCGGGAGCCGggcagagctggaagggaagCGACCAGAGGGACGGATCCTCAGGGGAAACCCAGCCTGTCCCCCTCTCGCCGCAGGACCCTCTCCTCTCCGCCCCCTTCCAGCCCGCCTCCCGTCTCACCCGGGGTCACTTCAGCTGGTCACTCACCTCCCGCACCCCGCTACCTCCGCCACCCACGcctgcccccgccgccgccaaGCAGCGTGGAAGAGCGGGGAGCGGCTCCCCGTTTCCCCGAGGTCTCCGAAGCGGAGACCCCGCTCCACGGGGGCCCCCCACGTGTATCAATGGGCTGCACTGAAGTCCCTCCGCCCAAATCACCAGCCGGGCTCCGGGCTGCTTTTCCACGGGAGGGAAACGGCTCGTCCCCTCGGTTCCCCCAGGCTCCGtga